A single window of Rhodococcus jostii RHA1 DNA harbors:
- a CDS encoding SDR family NAD(P)-dependent oxidoreductase produces MIDTERYGPWAVIAGGSEGVGASFAEELGRAAINLVLIARKPGPLEETAAKVRAHGVLVRTLALDLLDPDALDRIRTATDDVEVGLMIFNAGANSYGHEFVSGDLAGFHRVIDLNITSQLHLSQHFGARMKDRGRGGIVLVGSLAGYLGSEDQSIYAASKAFGRIFAESLWLELAPFGVHVVELVLGVTRTPAMVRAGLNFDLPGMNVAEPEDVAREGLAHIADGPVWVAGGNYDAARKRSGFPRDTLVRGAAEGMRKLLGRR; encoded by the coding sequence ATGATCGACACCGAGCGCTACGGGCCGTGGGCCGTGATCGCAGGCGGCTCCGAGGGTGTGGGCGCGAGTTTCGCCGAGGAGCTGGGCCGCGCGGCGATCAACCTCGTGCTGATCGCCCGCAAACCCGGGCCGCTCGAGGAGACCGCGGCCAAGGTCCGTGCCCACGGCGTCCTGGTGCGCACACTCGCGCTCGATCTTCTCGATCCGGACGCCCTCGACCGGATCCGCACGGCCACCGACGACGTCGAGGTCGGGTTGATGATCTTCAACGCCGGAGCCAACAGTTACGGACACGAGTTCGTCAGCGGAGACCTCGCCGGCTTCCACCGCGTCATCGACCTGAACATCACCTCTCAGCTGCACCTGTCGCAGCATTTCGGTGCGAGGATGAAGGACCGCGGCCGCGGCGGCATCGTGCTGGTCGGTTCGCTGGCCGGGTACCTGGGTTCGGAAGACCAGAGCATCTACGCCGCATCCAAGGCGTTCGGCCGGATCTTCGCGGAAAGCCTCTGGCTCGAACTCGCACCGTTCGGCGTCCACGTGGTCGAACTGGTCCTCGGCGTCACCCGCACGCCTGCGATGGTCCGGGCGGGCCTGAACTTCGATCTTCCCGGAATGAACGTCGCCGAACCCGAAGACGTTGCCCGTGAGGGGCTCGCACACATCGCCGACGGGCCGGTCTGGGTGGCGGGCGGCAACTACGACGCGGCCCGCAAGCGTAGCGGTTTCCCCCGCGACACCCTGGTGCGCGGGGCTGCCGAGGGAATGCGGAAACTTCTGGGCCGCCGTTAG
- the hsaA gene encoding 3-hydroxy-9,10-secoandrosta-1,3,5(10)-triene-9,17-dione monooxygenase oxygenase subunit yields the protein MTNEVLGSVRGLLPMIAERADKVDESRRVSEQVIRELGDAGMFKMLQPRRYGGTESNPVHFYEVVRAVSGVCGSTGWLASVLGVHPWHLALFDDRAQRDVWGHDDSVLVSSAYAPVGRLVPVEGGYRLTGDWHFSSGCEHASWALLGAMVVGTAGRPVDFMTALVPRSDYRIHDVWDVVGMRGTASNEISAEDVFVPDYRIKRNYETAQLRGPGQKVNRGPLYRLPFATLFTTTVAAPGVGVVAGCYERYLTFMRERVRLSLGGGRFVDDQFAQVAVARASSEIDAAILQMDRNVRELWELAEAGEELPMGLRLRVRRDQVRATERALDAIDLLFKTAGGSSLSRGNAIERSWRDAHAGSVHVANEPERALALFGRGAFGLPVEDNLV from the coding sequence ATGACGAACGAGGTCCTGGGATCGGTCCGCGGCCTGCTGCCGATGATCGCGGAACGCGCGGACAAGGTCGACGAGTCGCGGCGGGTGTCCGAACAGGTGATCCGTGAGCTCGGCGACGCCGGAATGTTCAAGATGCTGCAGCCCAGGCGGTACGGCGGCACGGAAAGCAATCCGGTGCACTTCTACGAGGTGGTGCGCGCCGTGTCCGGTGTGTGCGGTTCGACGGGTTGGCTGGCGTCCGTGCTCGGTGTGCACCCGTGGCACCTGGCGCTGTTCGACGACCGGGCGCAGCGGGACGTGTGGGGCCACGACGATTCGGTACTCGTGTCGTCCGCCTACGCACCCGTCGGGCGGCTCGTTCCGGTCGAGGGCGGTTACCGGCTGACAGGGGACTGGCATTTCTCCTCGGGCTGCGAGCACGCGTCGTGGGCGCTGCTCGGCGCGATGGTGGTCGGGACCGCGGGCCGCCCGGTCGATTTCATGACCGCGCTGGTGCCGCGGTCGGACTACCGCATCCACGACGTGTGGGACGTGGTGGGGATGCGCGGCACCGCCAGCAACGAGATCAGCGCCGAGGACGTGTTCGTTCCCGACTACCGGATCAAGAGGAACTACGAGACGGCGCAACTGCGCGGACCCGGGCAGAAGGTGAACCGGGGACCGTTGTACCGGCTGCCGTTCGCCACGCTCTTCACCACCACCGTCGCGGCGCCGGGGGTCGGTGTCGTCGCGGGGTGCTACGAACGCTACTTGACGTTCATGCGGGAACGAGTGCGGCTCAGCCTCGGTGGCGGCCGATTCGTCGACGACCAGTTCGCCCAGGTCGCGGTGGCCCGGGCGTCGTCCGAGATCGACGCCGCGATACTGCAGATGGATCGCAACGTGCGTGAACTGTGGGAACTGGCCGAGGCCGGGGAGGAACTCCCCATGGGTCTGCGTCTGCGGGTGCGCCGCGATCAGGTTCGCGCCACCGAGCGAGCCCTCGACGCGATCGACCTGCTGTTCAAGACCGCCGGCGGGAGTTCGCTGTCGCGCGGCAACGCGATCGAACGGTCGTGGCGCGACGCCCACGCGGGCAGCGTGCACGTGGCCAACGAGCCCGAACGCGCCCTCGCCCTGTTCGGCAGGGGCGCGTTCGGGCTCCCGGTGGAGGACAACCTCGTGTAG
- a CDS encoding FAD-dependent oxidoreductase: MQDWTTECDVLVVGSGGGALTGAYTAASQGLRTLVLEKTPLFGGTSAYSGAAVWLPGTAVQERAGIGDSTDKARTYLRAVVGDEEIDRQEAYVATAPEVVDLLERDPHIEFEWRAFPDYYKAPGRMDYGRAINPLDLPSDEVGDLREVIRPEADVDRAGEPHPEGTLNGGRALIGRLLMALHGTGHAELRTETAARSLVVEDGRVVGALATNAAGETVRIRATRGVLLAAGGIEGNAALRTENGTPGKADWSMGPRGANTGDLLRAAVDIGADTALLDEAWWCPGVELPDGSGAFMVGVRGGILVDTSGERYLNESLPYDQFGRAMIEHGSRSSYLVFDSKEGGPVLPAISIPHISAEKHHAAGTWVSADTIEELAEKIGVPADALRRTVEQFNDFAKHGVDEAFHRGEDPYDNFFCPPGTGADAPPNPALSPVSQGPFHAARIVLSDLGTKGGVRTDADARVLRADGTPIDGLYAAGNTSASLSGRFYPGPGVPLGTAMVFSYRAVQHMRS; the protein is encoded by the coding sequence ATGCAGGACTGGACAACCGAGTGCGACGTGCTGGTGGTCGGTTCGGGGGGCGGCGCGCTGACCGGCGCCTACACGGCCGCTTCGCAGGGTTTGCGCACCCTCGTCCTCGAGAAGACCCCACTGTTCGGCGGCACGTCCGCGTACTCCGGCGCCGCGGTGTGGTTGCCGGGCACCGCCGTGCAGGAGCGCGCCGGCATCGGCGACTCCACGGACAAGGCGCGCACGTACCTGCGCGCAGTGGTCGGTGACGAGGAGATCGACCGTCAGGAGGCGTACGTCGCCACCGCGCCCGAGGTCGTCGACCTCCTCGAACGCGATCCCCACATCGAGTTCGAGTGGCGCGCGTTCCCCGACTACTACAAGGCGCCCGGCCGGATGGACTACGGTCGCGCGATCAACCCGCTCGACCTGCCGAGCGACGAGGTCGGGGACCTGCGTGAGGTCATCCGGCCCGAGGCCGACGTCGACCGGGCCGGGGAACCGCATCCGGAGGGCACACTGAACGGCGGCCGCGCCCTGATCGGGCGCCTTCTCATGGCGCTGCACGGCACCGGGCACGCGGAACTGCGCACCGAGACCGCCGCGCGCTCGCTGGTCGTCGAGGACGGCCGGGTGGTCGGCGCCCTGGCGACGAACGCCGCCGGTGAGACCGTCCGGATCCGGGCGACGCGCGGCGTGCTGCTCGCGGCCGGCGGGATCGAGGGCAACGCGGCCCTGCGCACCGAGAACGGAACGCCGGGCAAGGCGGACTGGAGCATGGGCCCGCGCGGCGCGAACACCGGTGACCTCCTGCGGGCGGCGGTGGACATCGGTGCCGACACCGCACTCCTCGACGAGGCGTGGTGGTGCCCCGGGGTCGAGCTTCCGGACGGCTCCGGCGCTTTCATGGTGGGTGTGCGCGGCGGCATTCTCGTCGACACGTCCGGAGAGCGGTACCTCAACGAGTCCCTGCCGTACGACCAGTTCGGTCGAGCGATGATCGAGCACGGAAGCCGCAGTTCGTATCTCGTGTTCGACTCGAAGGAGGGCGGGCCCGTGCTGCCTGCCATCTCCATTCCGCACATCTCCGCCGAGAAGCATCACGCGGCGGGCACCTGGGTCTCGGCCGACACGATCGAGGAACTCGCGGAGAAGATCGGCGTCCCCGCAGACGCTCTGCGCCGCACCGTCGAACAGTTCAACGACTTCGCCAAGCACGGCGTCGACGAGGCCTTCCACCGGGGAGAGGACCCGTACGACAACTTCTTCTGCCCTCCGGGCACGGGTGCGGACGCGCCACCGAACCCGGCACTGAGCCCGGTGTCGCAGGGCCCGTTCCACGCGGCCCGCATCGTGCTCAGCGACCTCGGCACCAAGGGCGGGGTCCGGACCGACGCCGACGCCCGCGTCCTGCGCGCCGACGGCACACCCATCGACGGACTGTATGCGGCGGGCAACACCAGCGCATCGCTCAGCGGCCGGTTCTATCCCGGTCCCGGAGTGCCGCTCGGCACCGCGATGGTCTTCTCCTACCGGGCAGTTCAGCACATGCGGAGCTGA
- a CDS encoding Rieske 2Fe-2S domain-containing protein, producing MTTQQSETVEVREIDAGAAPTRFARGWHCIGLSEAFRDGKPHSVQAFGTKLVVFADSAGDLTVLDGYCRHMGGDLSQGTVKGDEVACPFHDWRWGSNGRCKKIPYARRVPPLARTRSWHALDQDGMLFVWNDPEGNPPPVDVTIPRIDGALDDEWTDWVWYRTTVDTNCREVVDNIVDMAHFFYVHYSFPTYFKNVFEGHVASQFMRGQARDDMRPHASGQPRMLGSRSDATYFGPSFMVDDLTYRYETHDVDSVLINCHYPVSADKFVLQYGIIVKKSKELDGEAATEMAKSFGTFIAKGFEQDIEIWKNKTRIENPLLCEEDGPVYQLRRWYEQFYVDVDAVTPQMTERFEFELDTTRPVESWKREVEENLARKAREADATAAVH from the coding sequence GTGACCACCCAACAGTCCGAGACAGTCGAGGTACGCGAAATCGACGCGGGCGCAGCGCCCACCCGATTCGCCCGTGGATGGCACTGCATCGGATTGTCCGAGGCATTCCGGGACGGCAAGCCCCATTCCGTGCAAGCGTTCGGGACCAAGCTCGTCGTCTTCGCCGACAGTGCGGGCGATCTCACCGTGCTCGACGGCTACTGCAGGCACATGGGCGGCGACCTCAGCCAGGGCACGGTCAAAGGCGACGAGGTGGCGTGCCCGTTCCACGACTGGCGGTGGGGAAGCAACGGCCGGTGCAAGAAGATTCCGTACGCACGCCGGGTTCCGCCGCTCGCCCGGACCCGGTCGTGGCACGCGCTCGACCAGGACGGGATGCTGTTCGTGTGGAACGATCCGGAGGGCAATCCGCCGCCCGTGGACGTCACGATTCCCCGCATCGACGGCGCACTCGACGACGAGTGGACGGACTGGGTCTGGTACCGGACCACGGTCGACACCAACTGCCGCGAGGTGGTCGACAACATCGTCGACATGGCGCACTTCTTCTACGTGCACTACTCGTTCCCCACCTACTTCAAGAACGTCTTCGAGGGCCACGTCGCCAGCCAGTTCATGCGCGGCCAGGCCCGCGACGACATGCGCCCGCACGCGTCGGGACAGCCCCGCATGCTCGGAAGTCGCTCGGATGCTACGTATTTCGGACCTTCGTTCATGGTCGACGACCTGACGTACCGCTACGAGACGCACGATGTCGACTCCGTGCTGATCAACTGCCACTACCCCGTCAGCGCCGACAAGTTCGTGCTGCAGTACGGCATCATCGTCAAGAAGTCGAAGGAACTCGACGGCGAGGCGGCCACCGAGATGGCGAAGAGTTTCGGCACGTTCATCGCGAAGGGTTTCGAGCAGGACATCGAGATCTGGAAGAACAAGACCCGCATCGAGAATCCGCTCCTGTGTGAGGAGGACGGCCCGGTCTACCAGCTGCGACGGTGGTACGAGCAGTTCTACGTCGACGTCGATGCGGTGACCCCGCAAATGACCGAGCGGTTCGAGTTCGAACTCGACACCACCCGGCCGGTCGAGTCGTGGAAGCGGGAAGTGGAAGAGAACCTCGCACGAAAGGCGCGCGAAGCCGATGCAACCGCTGCAGTGCACTGA
- a CDS encoding TetR family transcriptional regulator produces the protein MPRIAEVRDAAEPSSEEQRARHVRMLEAAIELATEKELARVQMHEVAKRAGVAIGTLYRYFPSKTHLFVAVMVDQIDRMGVGFKKSAPPGESPQDAVYNVLVRATRGLLRRPALSTAMIQSTSTANVASVPDAGKVDRAFRQIMLDAAGIEHPTEEDLTALRLLVQLWFGVIQSCLNGRVSIPDAESDIRRACDLLLVNLSHR, from the coding sequence GTGCCGAGAATCGCCGAAGTGCGGGACGCTGCCGAACCGAGTTCGGAGGAACAGCGGGCCCGCCACGTCCGCATGCTCGAGGCCGCGATCGAACTGGCCACCGAGAAGGAACTCGCCCGGGTCCAGATGCACGAGGTGGCCAAACGCGCCGGCGTCGCGATCGGGACGCTGTACCGGTATTTTCCGTCGAAGACGCATCTGTTCGTCGCCGTGATGGTCGACCAGATCGACCGGATGGGTGTCGGGTTCAAGAAGAGCGCGCCCCCCGGCGAATCGCCGCAGGATGCGGTGTACAACGTGCTCGTCCGCGCCACCCGCGGTCTGCTGCGACGGCCCGCACTGTCCACCGCGATGATCCAATCCACGAGCACCGCCAACGTCGCGTCCGTGCCGGACGCGGGGAAGGTCGACCGGGCATTCCGGCAGATCATGCTGGACGCCGCCGGGATCGAACATCCGACGGAGGAAGACCTCACGGCACTGCGTCTGCTGGTGCAGTTGTGGTTCGGTGTCATCCAGTCCTGCCTCAACGGCCGGGTCTCGATTCCCGATGCCGAGTCCGACATTCGTAGGGCGTGTGACCTGCTGCTGGTCAATCTGTCGCATCGCTGA
- a CDS encoding steroid 3-ketoacyl-CoA thiolase, whose amino-acid sequence MGNAVIVDAARTPIGRRRGALSGLHPAELLGAAQRGVLERAGVAPADIGQIVGGCVTQAGEQSNNVTRQAWLHAGLPYTTAATSLDCACGSSQQAVHVVAGLIASGQISAGIGCGVEAMSRVFLGQAVTPETGNPYPDDWSIDMGDQFTSAQRIADLRGLGRGDVDAFGLESQRRAAQAWADGRFDCEIVPVTAPVVDKSGTPTGELAVVTRDGGLRETTAEALSALKPVIDGHIHTAGNSSQISDGAAAVLLMDGGRARELGLRPRARIVASGMVGSDPYFHLDGPIESTRMVLERAGMSLDDIDLVEINEAFASVVLSWAQVHGADMSKVNVNGGAIALGHPVGSTGARLITTALHELERSDTSTALVTMCAGGALSTATIIERI is encoded by the coding sequence ATGGGCAACGCCGTCATCGTCGACGCGGCACGGACACCGATCGGGCGCCGGCGCGGGGCACTGTCCGGACTACACCCCGCCGAACTGCTCGGCGCCGCACAGCGGGGTGTCCTCGAACGCGCCGGGGTCGCCCCGGCGGACATCGGCCAGATCGTCGGCGGATGCGTCACCCAGGCCGGTGAGCAGTCCAACAACGTGACCCGGCAGGCATGGCTGCACGCGGGACTGCCGTACACGACGGCGGCCACGTCGCTCGACTGCGCCTGCGGGTCTTCCCAGCAGGCCGTGCACGTCGTGGCGGGTCTCATCGCGTCCGGCCAGATCTCCGCCGGAATCGGGTGCGGTGTCGAGGCGATGAGCCGGGTGTTCCTCGGCCAGGCCGTCACACCGGAGACCGGCAACCCGTACCCCGACGACTGGTCGATCGACATGGGCGACCAGTTCACGTCCGCCCAGCGCATCGCCGACCTGCGCGGACTCGGGCGCGGCGACGTCGACGCGTTCGGGCTCGAGTCGCAACGACGCGCCGCCCAGGCCTGGGCGGACGGACGGTTCGACTGCGAGATCGTTCCCGTCACCGCTCCCGTCGTGGACAAATCCGGCACGCCCACCGGTGAACTCGCGGTGGTCACCCGGGACGGGGGACTGCGCGAGACGACGGCGGAGGCCCTGTCGGCCCTGAAGCCCGTGATCGACGGCCATATCCACACCGCGGGCAACTCGTCCCAGATCAGCGACGGCGCCGCCGCCGTCCTGCTCATGGACGGCGGCCGTGCCCGCGAACTCGGATTGCGGCCGCGCGCGAGGATCGTCGCGTCCGGCATGGTCGGCTCCGACCCGTACTTCCACCTCGACGGGCCGATCGAGTCGACGCGCATGGTCCTCGAACGCGCCGGAATGTCTTTGGACGACATCGATCTCGTCGAGATCAACGAGGCGTTCGCGTCCGTCGTGCTGTCGTGGGCGCAGGTGCACGGGGCCGACATGTCGAAGGTGAACGTCAACGGCGGCGCCATCGCCCTCGGACACCCGGTGGGCTCCACCGGGGCCCGGCTGATCACGACCGCCCTGCACGAACTGGAGCGCTCCGACACCTCCACCGCGCTGGTCACGATGTGCGCCGGTGGCGCACTGTCCACCGCAACCATCATCGAACGCATCTGA